A window of Pristis pectinata isolate sPriPec2 chromosome 18, sPriPec2.1.pri, whole genome shotgun sequence genomic DNA:
GCCGAAAACATACGCTGTTCTTACGCCCACGGCTCGTGATCACcttaaacaaaacagaatgaCAGAACCTTATGAAGGAATGAACGTTCTGCCTAGATTTGGCGGGTAGGAGGAATGTTTACTCAGCATGGAGTATCAAAAACTCGAACGAAAGTTTTCCCGTCCCGAACAGTTTGAAAAACATCTTGATGTGATTATAAACCAGTGATAGAAGTGACAAATACAACAACCTCCAAAAAAATTTGCTCTTTTGATTTGTCTATACATTTGCTCCTTGTATCTGAACCTATTGCGCAATAGTCTGAAGTAATTCTGAtgtcaaatgtaattttttttgcctCAGTTTAATACTGCATCTTCAAACATAGAGCAAAGCAGCTAAAACGCGAATGTAAATGAATCTGCATCTTTATTCTCATTATGTACAGCACGGTAGGTTCAACTCTTGGCTGCAGATTAGACAGCAAAATAGATTTTCCCCCCACTTAAATAATACCTTTTCAACCTGTATTATTTGTGCGAAGCTTGTTGTCTGATGTTTCATGTGTGAATTAGATTCATTTTAGAAATCGTTTTAATTTTAGCAGCTCTCCCAAACGACGACTTTTCTGTCTTAATCTActgagtttctctctctctctctctctctctgtgaccttTGGACTGCATGCTAAACTCAAAGCTAGTTTCTGTTTGGTTCTCTCCGTTTAATACGATATCACTGATTGAAACCTACCTCATAACAATGATCCCATTGTAAGAGTATTAACAGTGACTGGACAGTATTCAAAACCCACAAGGTGATACCACCACGCCGTTTCAGGTGGCTCTGTACactattatttttttttaaataatgaacacCTACAGCCCAACAATTGAcaatatttctcctttgaatttgtTTAAATGTACTGCCATGTAAAATGTAATAATTAACTTAAAATAGAACTATTTTGTTGATATGTTTGGACTGAGTTCTATCTTGCTAAGAATTCCAAGTACAGCCAAATCAAACAAACGCCAGCACTTAACCTTGTCCAGTTATACTTATATCGGATATTATAAAAGCTGAGGTGACGTAACCGCCGAGCAGGAAAAGAAATCTGCTCCTTGTTGACCAATACCCCCTAACTATATTTAAGACCTAACACTCGGAGTAATTACAAGGTGATAAGATAAAATCACTATGGATTTGGTAGCAGTTGCTTTTGAAACCATAAAGCAGGGAAAATGTTGTTCTGTAAGCAAAAGGCCTGGGGTTTCAGAAGGATATTTAACATTCATGTTGAATACCTCAAACAAAATGTAAAGTAAACCGAATTGAATTGGGGAGGGTTTTCTGGATGCAAATGTCGCGCAGTTTACAGCACTGTGTTTTGCATCAAAGCACATGTCAAATACCCTTACTGTGCCTGACTCATAAAACACATACAATCTCTTCAAATCTCCCAACCGTTTACCATCAAATAGAGTGGCTGGCAAAGGTGTCTTGTCGCTCTGAGCATGCGCAGGAAGCGGCCCAGCCTCTCCCACAGTGAACTCCACAAAACTGAATATCGGTCCTGATCCTTCCAATGGGGCAGGCTTCCTCTTCGCTGACGGCACCAATCAAGGTTTACATTTTGACAATCGCTATTTGTAAAAACATATGATCCTGTCCATGCGCGTTTATGTAACCTTTTTTTTACCAAATGCCGTCTTCGTCTTCAACGAATTTGACATGACCCTACAAGAATAAAGTTGATTTTGGCCTTGTGGCAATGAACTGACAATATTGTCCATCAATTGCATTAACAGTGCACAACATTGCATCGCGCCTATATGGTTGTAAACCTCTTAATTATGAGCCTCCCAGTCATTTGCAAACTGTCCACTAAATCTCGCGCTTTATTGCACACTTTATTATTGGGATGTTGCAGTCTTGTTTCATTTTAGATTAAACCACACCATATGGACTTTAACTGTGCTTATCAAGCTTAAAACAACCGTGCAAGAATCGTTCAGACAACAGCGCTTTAAAATCACCGACCTCTGCACAAAGTTGGAGCTAATGGTATCTTTGGGTGAAATTCCTGGATGGAATGTCAATTTGGCACCAAATGCATTTATTTCGTTTATGTTGAATTATAAAAGAAGATAATGGAATTGCTAATTATCTGCGTGCATTTCTTGAAATATGGCACGATAAAACACTGGTTATCTCTCGAACTGTTATTTGCCCATCACTCGCCACCGTCCTATCAGAGTTATAGCGATGAAGGTGATGGGTGCGTGCATTTCCAGCAAGCATTCGGCACACTTTACACGAAGTATAGAGGGCTGGAGAATTTCTGGAGTGATATAATTAGTGCTCCCATCCTTTCATTCAATAAAAACACAATCTGATTGATGGCGAATTCGCAAAATTGACAGCATCCGTTCGAAAAGGGGTACCACCGATTTGGAACTTCTGTAAATCTTCCGATCTTGGCTCAGAAAACATGTGTTATACACGGATAACAAAAGTAAAACTGCGAGGAGATTTATTGGAAAATAGACGTTAAAACGCGCCTGTAAAGAATTTGTAATAATTTCAAAAACTGATAAATCCACTTCGGAGCAATTttaggcaaaaaaaaaaccttgaacGGAGACAAGGAAGGTGAAATAGAATATTCTAACTGCAACAGTGCAAATGCTATTCACCGAATCAGAGCTTTGTGGCCAATTTAATTTTAGATAAGCATCCTTGTGATCTTTAGTCCATGTtatctaagttttttttaaattaaccccTTAAAAGTAAACCATTCGGCAACACGAAGAAAACGTTTTCCCTCTACTTTAAAACATCATCTATGATTATTTTATATTAGTTAAAAAGCAAACTGGATTAATTCAAATTCTTGCAAGATTGCTCAGGCGTACAACAGTTGTACCTACCCAGACTTACATATAACATAGAACTGACTTCCATTGACTTATATGCAAGGGACATAGTTGCCTTCTGTGAAACCAGCTTCGATCCGTCAGAACATTGTTAGTATCTCAGTTTTAGCGCGATGTTTCATACTATTTTGTTGCATATTCTgaaatgtaaatatatttaagtgttgatttatatttatttttaaaccgttcttgcaataaaaataaaatatgttgGTTTGTCAGAAGCGTGCTAACTTTTTATCAGTCCAATAAATTTCTGACGTGAATTTTTTAACGAACTATAACCACGAGTGCACTGCAAAGCATTTCGGAACATTGTATTTCTGTGACTTGAAATTAAATCATAACTTCTCGACTAAATCCAGGGCAGTTGTGTGCAGCTGGGTTCAGTTCTTTGCACGCAGGACGGACGTTTCAATGCTTATAATTTCAACTTTCTTCTCATGCCGGAGAAAGTATACATTTTTTTAGATACGTGATTACCCCCATCCCCACCGCACACCactttacaaaaaaaagtcaaactaCATGTTTCCCGTggagataaaaagaaaatgaggGTCTTTTTcgtgccttcccccccccccccccccattttaggTTTTTCAGAGATGTTCTCGCTCAACCATAAAAATGAAAAGACCCTGCACCAAAAAAAAGTGTGCTCACGTTTTTTGTTTTAAGAACCAGTCCAGCAAACGAATGAAGCATATCTTGGGGGAGGTGAGTTCCTCATGTTGTGATTCTTGATGGGTCAGTGGTTGACACAGTCACAAACCAGCCTTTCTCGCTCACTGTGCGGGGAGATTTTGTCAAGTTTTTGGGGCCGTGGCGCCACCTCTGGTTCCAATAAAGTATTACCACCACCAAACGTTCTGCATTGGTGCGTTTTGTTGACAAGCCGTTATCTTTAACAGAGATATACAACAGTCATCAACGAGATAATTAAGGCGATTTTACATTGTTCCTATTTTGAAGGGGCAGGGATTTCTAGTCGCGCTCGGCAATCCAACAAATTCGTTCTGACAAAACTCTGGCTGGTAAATATAAAACGGGtcacaataattttatttttttcacagaTCCTTCGAAATAAACATTATACAATGACATTTCTTGTGAAGTTCTACTTTTGCAAATCATATATGATCAGAAATGAACATATTAACGTTGCAACGATGCTTAATCCCTGAAAGGCGATTTTGAGAgattttaatagatttttttttgccatcgtTCAAAGAACATTGGATTATCCAATTGGCATTTCACATAGTCCAAAATCGGACTGAAATCCATTCCTACTGGAAAATAAAAGCGATGCAAGAACGTTTACGAGTTtcgatgattttttttctttaaaagagaAAAGCTATTGACAAGAACTTCCGAGAGCCAAACTGCGCCGGATGCATTTCTTGAATAATTTAACTCGTTAAACTATTCTTATcacgaaaagcaaaaaaaaagttgttgccGGGAAGGCGTTCAGTCACAGCATCCAAAGGCCCATTAAAGTCATTATTAACGTGTCTTGAATAATAACAACTCTCATTAAAGTGGCTAATTTATTTAGCTCCGtgaaaaatgcaattaaaatccCAAGGAAAAGCATTCTAGCAGCCGTGTTAATCAGGACTTTTTTTTCGTGTCTGCATTAACTCTATATTGTATATATGGCTTAAAACATATCGAAAGTGATATAATTACAAGTGCTTTGAAATGTAATGATTGCAAGAAGTTTTATTAACTTTTTCTTGGGCTGTTCAGACATTTAATTATTATTAAGTTCAATTGATGGAGCATTGTATCAAGATGCGAGTTCCTTGTGAGTCCAAAAAATACGTGGAGGAAAAGACGACAGATTCCTAATGAAGCTTTCACCAGCCAAAGGCCAGCGCTGGCAAAGAAAGCTTGGATTATTTTCCATTAAACCGTGACGGAAGGATTCCCCAAAATCATAAAAGTATTTGGATTCTTCACAAGTCAAACGTGCACCCATCGGCTCCCCAAGACAGGCTCATAGGTCAAAGCATAACTGCGTCCCCACTGAACAGAACGTGGTTTCCGAATATGAAAATCTATTGGCCACATCGTTATACTTCGCTCTAAGAAACTTGTCTTTTGTTACCGATCTTGCACTTGCTTCAGGCTGTTTCATCGGCACAACCTGTGGCATTTTGCAACGAAACGTGTAAATCAGACATTTTAGCAGGGTTGAGATGCATACGCGCAACTGGGATAAGAATCGAAtgggacttttttttacaaactcAGTGAATGACTTCAACTGCCTTTCTGGTTATTTTTTCGCACTGGCATGCACACACGTTAGTGAAACCCGCATCCATAATCGGAACCTCCATATACTACCAAGAGCACACGCTGATAAGGCGTGTTGTCATGCCAAATGTTAAATAATTGCTTCATACAGAGAACAAGGCATCATGCATTTACTGATAACTATCTAATTCTGTTTGTGGTTTAAATTTTAATCTGCTTGATTGTGCATTTCCAATGCCCTGCTTTACATTCTAAAATAAACTCCAGATATCGGGATTGAGCCGCCGGTTCTCCGCACTGAATGATGGCCATTTAAGTTTTATCAGCTAGGAATATGGCGATTTGAAATTTACTGACCCTGTCCTTCTCACACCAATATCACGCTACTACTTAGAGCGCCAGGGTCGCAGCGCGTAGTGAGCGAGCCGAGAGTCTCGCTATTCACCTTATATCCAGTATTTCATTAATCCTGCACAGATGAAACGCACCTACAACGCAGAGCCAACTAATCGCTTGGGCTGGCCATTGCCACAGCAAGCAAGGACATCACCTGATTTATGGGTACTGAAGGAATTTGATTAGATCGTGGCGTATGGCGCTTTCGCGGGGGAATGCAGTCCACATTTGACACCCCGAACCAACCCATTTTAAACTGAGACTGCAAAGAAATTTCGGCATCAAGTGGGGAAAGACGCCTATCTCAAAACTACAGTGCAAACTCCCTTAAATAAACTTCAGCAACTTCGCCCCAGGAGCAGAGGACAATTCGCTCAACTATTTCCTGTTTACAAAATAATACGGGTTCTCGAATGGAACAGGCTATCTTAATATATAATATACGAACAACAATAATAGCCAAAAGCACAACACTGCTGCTGAAACTACCGGTATCTGTTGCCTGATCTAATTACATCacgtcaaaaaaaaaactgcagcgtGGATTTGGATCGATCTTCGGTTTCCCAGCTGAGTCCCGAGACTTCCTCagactcctccccccacctgtcACTTAAACTTTACACCAATTGCACAGCCGGAAACCTCCCAGCGCTTTCCTCCGATTGGTGAAGGCGAGTGTGTGCCCCTTTATCTAGCAAGTCCAATATACTCAGAAGACTGCCTGAGTTTCAGCAACAGAGTTGGTTACAGCTCCGAGCGGATTGCAGagtttctttcttcccacagagggaAGGAGAAAAAGTTGAGCAAGCTTCCTCCTTGCTATTTTATTTCCTCCCAGTTGCTTAGTGCAGTCGCCTCTCTCCTTTTTTTGCATGAATCTCCTCAATCCCTTCCTGAAAATGACAGAGGAACACGAGAAAGCTCTCTCAGACGCGCCCAGCCCGACTATGTCTGAGGAGTCGACCGGCTCCCCGTGCGGATCTGGCACGGGATCGGACGCCGAGGATACCAAGCCCAGCCACGGCGACCAGGACGATCTGTGCACTCAGAGTCTGGACTCCAAGAAAGAGGAAGACGATAAGTTCCCGGCGTGTATCCGGGAAGCCGTGACTCAGGTGCTGAAAGGATACGACTGGACCCTGGTGCCCATGCCAGTCCGTGTCAATGGCTCATCTAAGAACAAACCTCATGTCAAGCGACCCATGAATGCCTTCATGGTCTGGGCTCAGGCAGCGCGTAGGAAGCTGGCAGATCAGTACCCTCATCTACACAATGCAGAGCTGAGCAAAACGCTCGGCAAACTCTGGAGGTGAGTGGCTCCAACTCGCGCGTTTAACAAAATAATCCGAATTAAAGTTTGGCAGTGGAATTGTTAAAGTGCGGGATATTCGTTATAATTATTCTGCACCCGTTTAAATAATGATACACACCCACAGGCCCTTTCTAAATAACGTGCATTAATTATTTGATTATGGGGGGAatttttgagattttaaaaaaataattacatgGCGCAATATCAGGTAAACGAAGATTTTCCTGACCAACATTATTTTGCGCGCTTTACTCTGCCTTATGTAATCGGCTGCGCCTATTGCACATAAAAATGACTTTAAACGAGTGAATTTTATCGCGTCGAATTATGAAGGATTATCCGCAGAATGCAAAAGCCGACCATTCCGTTCCAGCCACGGGAGACTGATTTGCGACAGTGCAGGTTTCCCGCGGACGGCGCCCTGCCTGAATTGATTTCTGCGGCGCACCGTGCAGAAATGAAAGTTGTTGCGCGGTGAAAGTTTGTGCCTGTCTGCTGCGGGGAGGGTTGGAAGTCAAAACAAGTTTGGTTGGTTTCAGAGAGAGCGAGGGGTGTGGgactggggggggagggagggaacgtCCTTCGCTTGAGATTCTGTCCCAGTTCAACCTGCCTCGGCGCGCGTAATTGAAGGGAGACTTGTCAAAAATCGATCCGATCAGATTTCTTCACAGTCCATTaaaccctcttccccccccccccccccaactccaaaACACTTTGAACCTGTCCCGGCAGAAAGCCGCGGATCCGCCTGAACTCTGGAGCCAAATCCAATGGTGTAAAGTTAAAGGTTCTGTATAaagttctctcccccccccccccaaagttctGTGCAAACTCCTGATCGATGAGTTGCAACTAATGCGTGCCCGCCAACGCACGGCTGAAGCAGAGGTTTTGAACTCCCGTTGAGGTGAGCGCACACTGTTAACCCTGTGGCTCTCTTGGTTTTCTGCAGATTACTCAACGAAGGTGAAAAGCGCCCTTTCGTCGAGGAAGCCGAACGGCTCCGGGTTCAGCATAAGAAGGATCACCCCGACTACAAATACCAGCCCAGGCGGAGGAAATCGGTGAAGAACGGCCAGGGGGAGAACGAGGAGGGAACCGAGCAGACCCACATCACCCCCAACGCCCTTTTCAAAGCTCTGCAGGCGGACTCGCCACACTCCGCCTCCAGTTTGAGCGACGTGCATTCCCCTGGGGAACACTCAGGTGAGTCAAAGGAGAAAgggcagtgaggggaggggggaaacgaAGGCAGCAAGAACATAAAGTCAGAAGTTCAAAGCACATTTGggaatttttttgaagagaaatattaAGCGATGTTTTCAATGCTGCCCTTGTGACTGTGGGTGGCAAGCTGGACATAATAAAAAGGGCTTGTGCTTTCCCTTTGACTTTCAGGACAATCCCAGGGTCCACCAACACCGCCCACCACGCCCAAGACTGAGATTCAGCCCGGCAAACCTGACCTGAAGCGTGAGGGTCGCCCCCTGCAGGAAGGAGGCAGACAGCCTCACATTGATTTCAGCAATGTGGACATTGGAGAACTTAGCAGCGAAGTCATGTCCAACATGGAGACTTTCGACGTCAATGAGTTTGACCAGTACCTCCCACCCAACGGGCACCCGGGAGTTCCAGTCACCCACGCCGGGCACGGGCCAGGCGCTCAGACCAGCTACACCGGCAGTTACGGCATCAGCAGCACCTCGGCCACCCAGGCAGCTCACCCCTGGTTGTCCAAGCAGCACTCCATGAGTAGCCTGGCCGGCGAGCAGGGACAGCAGCAGAGGACGCACATCAAGACGGAGCAGCTCAGCCCCAGCCACTACAACGAGCAGCAGCATTCGCCACAGCAGATCAGTTACGGCTCCTTCAACATGCAGCACTACAGCTCATCCTACCCGTCCATTCCTCGCACCCAGTACGACTATCCAGACCACCAGAACACCAACTCCTACTACAGCCATGCTGCGGGGCAGACCACGGGCCTCTTCTCCACCTTCACCTACATGAACCCATCCCAGCGCCCCATGTACACGCCCATTGCAGACACCACAGGAGTCCCGTCCATCCCCCAAACCCACAGTCCGCAGCACTGGGAGCAACCAGTGTACACACAGCTGACCAGACCTTAATGACCCACTGGTCTAGACTTGAGTGCATAAAAGGTGGTTGATGGGGACCCACAGAGAGGTGCTCCCTGCACTAACATGAACTGCTGTGAGAAGTGGCCAAAGTGTCCTACCACAAAGTGCTTTGCTGTGTCCATTCAGTACTGGTGACTGAActgacttttaaaacaaaaaatgttcaaCATAGCATGACTGAAAGTTAAGGCAAGTCATTGAATGAACAAGTCTGAGCAATCAAGTCAGCTGGTTTGGTCATTTCCTGTGTTTGGACTTATTATTTTGTAGTATTGAACTCCTCTGTGAggataattttctttaatttttttgaatttaGTATGTACTGTGTATGAGTCATTGCCATTTGCAGAGTGGGGATTTATACATATTTTAGCGAATAAAACCTCTTATTTTGAAAGATCAAATGCCAAACCACTTTTGGTAGAATACTTAACAGTTTGCATTTGCTATTGCCATAAGGCCTATTTTTTTATGAAATAGTATCTTTTTTCACTCTATTTACAATgtcctttttgaaaaaaatatgttCCTGCAGTTCCAGTAAAAAA
This region includes:
- the sox9a gene encoding transcription factor SOX-9a, translated to MNLLNPFLKMTEEHEKALSDAPSPTMSEESTGSPCGSGTGSDAEDTKPSHGDQDDLCTQSLDSKKEEDDKFPACIREAVTQVLKGYDWTLVPMPVRVNGSSKNKPHVKRPMNAFMVWAQAARRKLADQYPHLHNAELSKTLGKLWRLLNEGEKRPFVEEAERLRVQHKKDHPDYKYQPRRRKSVKNGQGENEEGTEQTHITPNALFKALQADSPHSASSLSDVHSPGEHSGQSQGPPTPPTTPKTEIQPGKPDLKREGRPLQEGGRQPHIDFSNVDIGELSSEVMSNMETFDVNEFDQYLPPNGHPGVPVTHAGHGPGAQTSYTGSYGISSTSATQAAHPWLSKQHSMSSLAGEQGQQQRTHIKTEQLSPSHYNEQQHSPQQISYGSFNMQHYSSSYPSIPRTQYDYPDHQNTNSYYSHAAGQTTGLFSTFTYMNPSQRPMYTPIADTTGVPSIPQTHSPQHWEQPVYTQLTRP